One Pseudobacteroides sp. genomic window, AATACCACATTAGTATAATTGTGGAAATTATAGCTGGAAATTTTAATAAAATTTTAACTGATCTGTGGGGGTGAAAAAGAAAATTCAACTCTCAAAAGTCAGATAAATAAAGCCCTCGGAGTTTCCGAGAGCATACTGAGATATAAGAAGAGGTGTTAACATTGCCGACAATTGGTATAGACCTTGGAACTACAAATAGCCTTGTGGCATACTGGACTGATGAGGGCCCAAAGTTGATCCCGAATATACTGGGATCTAATCTTACTCCATCAGTAGTCAGTGTTGATGAAAATGGAGAAATATATGTGGGACAGATAGCAAAAGAACGTAAAATCACTCATCCTCATCTTACTGCATCTTCCTTTAAACGATTTATGGGGACGGAAAAAGTATTTCATCTTGGTAAATACTCATTTACGCCTGAAGACTTATCCTCCTTTGTGGTACGCTCTTTGAAAGCTGATGCGGAGGCCTTTTTCGGCAGTGAAGTGCCTGAAGCTGTAATAAGTGTTCCTGCTTATTTTAATGATGCTCAGAGAAAAGCAACCAAGCGTTCAGCGGAGCTGGCGGGTCTCAAGGTGGAACGGCTTATCAGCGAACCTACTGCTGCTGCAATATCATATGGGCTACACCAGAAAGAGTCGGACACAAGTTTTCTTGTTTTCGATCTGGGGGGAGGCACCTTTGATGTATCCATTCTTGAGATGTTTGAAGGTGTAATGCAGGTTAAATCAATTGCAGGGGATAATTTTCTGGGGGGAGAAGATTTTACAGATGCTCTGGCTGCACATTTCGTTGAACATAATTCCCTTAGCTTGGATTCACTGGATCATAAGGCTAGATCGTACATAACCAAGCAGGCGGAGCAATGTAAATGCAATCTGAGTAACGGAAACCAGGGTAAGATGGCCTTTACTTTAAATGATAAAACCTATGAATTAATTATAGACCGGGGAGAATACGAAAAGCTGGTCCATCCGCTTCTAGTTCGTCTCCGCCATCCCATTGAACGTGCATTGCGAGATGCAGAGCTAATGCCTGAGGATCTTGATTCGGTGATTCTGATAGGGGGTGCCACCAGAATGCATGTTGTCAGGTCAGTCGTATCAAAGATGTTTGGCAGGCTTCCCAATTCCAGTATAAATCCTGATGAAGCTGTAGCATTGGGAGCTGCTATACAGGTTGCGTTAAAAGAAAGAGATCAGGCACTCAATGAAGTTATTTTAACAGATGTTTGTCCTTATACACTAGGCACCAATATTTCGCAAGATATGGGAAACGGAAAATATGAGAGCGGTTATTTCCTTCCGATAATAGAAAGGAATACACCTATACCTGTAAGTAAGGTAGAGACCTTGTCCACACTTTATGATAATCAATCAGAGATACGTTTGGAAGTATACCAGGGAGAAAGCAGAAGAGTGGAAGAAAACATAAAAATCGGCGAATTGAATATAAAACTAACCCCTGAGAAAACTGCCAAACAACTTGTCGATGTCAGATATACATATGATATAAACGGTATCTTGGAAGTGGAGGTATTGACCCATAAAACGGGATTAAAAAACAGAATTGTTATTGAAAAAAGCCCAGGTAGTATGACACCTGAAGAGATTGAGACGCGGCTTAATCAATTGAAAGATATAAAGATTCACCCCAGGGAAAGAACAGAAAACAAGCTTCTTATAGCTAGAGGTGAGAGGTTGTATGAAGAATCTTTAGGTGAAATGAGAGAGTACATCTCAAGAATTTTAATGGAATTTGAAAGCATTATGTCCCGCCAGAATGAGATTGAGGTTAGGAAAGCGGCTGTAATACTTAAAAAAAAGCTGGATGAGATTGAAATGAGGTTTTAAATTCGATGAATATTTGGAATATTTTGAGCATTGAGCCTACTGATGATATCAGTACAATAAAAAAAGCATATGCTACCAAACTAAAGACCTGTCATCCTGAGGACAACCCTGAGAGCTATCAAAAGCTTCGCGAGGCCTTTGACAGTGCAATTAAATATGCTAAAATGAACAGAAAATCCAAAGAAAGTGTTACTGATGCGATCCAAACTATTAATAATTGCAATAAAGACAGTAATATAGATAGAAGTAATGATGCTCCCCTATTAACTCATAAAAATGGCTTTGATACTGAATATACTTGTGATCAGGATATGCAAAATTCAATAGACGATCATATATCTTCCCCTAAGAGTAAATTTAGAAATGATTTCACAACAAATGTTATTGCATTAGAGTATGCAAACGATGGATTTATAGAGGATGCAGCAAATATATACAACAACTTTTCATCCAGAATAGATGAAAAAAAATGGGAGGCTTTGCTGGATTGCGATTTGATGTGGAACTTAAAAAATCAGGAGCAGCTGAGCATAAAGATGATATCGTTCTTATCATCACACCATTGTCTGCCCAATAAAATATGGCGGCTGCTGGACGCCCATTTCGACTGGAGTAAAAGCCTTGAAGGCCTTGATCGTTTTTTTCCAAAGACATTTATAAAATATATTAAAAGAAGGGTCAACGAGAAACAATATCTGCATTATTCTCATTTTGTAGGTGTAAGCAATATTGATCTTGAAAAATATCTTGAGCTCAGAGAATCAGCCTTTGATGATATGAATAACAGAGATTTTAACAATGCATATATATCATTAAGACAAGCTGAAGAAATATATTCTGATGATCCTGAGCTTTGGAAATTGCAGGGCATGCATCATTTTTATGTGGGAAATCTTGATGCAGCGGAGGAATTGTTTAAACGTTGTTTAAAATTTAAGTCAGATGATATCATCATATTTTACTCTTCACGTATTTTATTTAGAAAGGAAAGGTACAGTGAAGCCCTTGATGAGTGCCAAAAGTTGCAAGATTTGGAGGCATTGAATGTAGATCAGCTTGAATTCGTGGCAAAGTGCTACACTAAGGCTAACAGGTTGGAAGAAGCTAAAAAACTTCTGCTAAAAGCCCTTCAACTAGACCCAAAATGCGACTTGATAAGAACCGCTATCTTTGAAATAAACAAGAAAATACGAGACGGGATTTTGTGGGAAATTAAAAAGAATCGCAGAGACAAGGAGCTAAGAAGCAAGCTTGAGCAGATAAACAATGAAACTAAATTATTTATAAGTAATGTCGCTAATAAAAATGGATACAGCTCTTCCAAAAGGAGATTCATTGAAAGCGGAAAATTTAAGATACTGTTAGTGGCGGCTGTAGTTTTTGCCATAATTTTCATACAATTTACTACCTATCTAAAAAATATTGATAAAAACAGCTATAAGGATAGCTTTAGTTTTCTTTATGAGTCAAATACGCCAATGCCTACTTCAAAACCAGAAGACATTTACATGGATATAACAAATCCAGATTTATTATCTACTTATGGAAATGAATCAAGGATTGATTACAAAAATTCCATATCTCCAGGCCTTGCAGTCCGTATTATATACGAAGAAGATGGAATATCAAAACTGACTTTCAGAAGCTTCGACAATGACTATTCAAAATATCAAACAGATGATTTGATAGTGTTGGTAAGTGAATATAACGGCAAAAAGATTATCTTGTTAACCGAACTGGAAAATTATATGTCAAGGTTTATGCCTAGAAGATATAAATTTAGTGGAATTGTGTTTGAAGGCAGGCTTGAAATAACAGATGAAGTGTTTGATAGTATGATGAAATACAATATTTTTGGAAATGAAATTATTCCAGACAAATTTATTAAGGTTACAACAGAATACAATGATTCCTACGTGCCAGAAGATATTAGGAGTACGACATCACCTGGAAACACCTCCAGTGAACCCAATTGGTTTACTATGTTAAAAATAGCTGGATTTATAATCATTATTATCGTAGCGATTAAAAGATATTCCAGGTATTAACCAATGTTTAGGCAAAGTAATTGATTGATTTTAGGAAACTACGCACAGCAGATACTGCTGGACCTGAAGACTCTAAATTTTTTGGGCTGGAAAGTCGAAGTTAACACAAAACCATAAAAGAACATATTCTATATAGATGGCACAATCAGGAGGAAATAATATGTTCGAAAAAAAGCTGAAACAGCCCGTTGAGGTAGTAGATATTACCAATCCCGCAATGAATTCCATATTGGGAAGATATTTTATCGGTCAAACAGGGACACTCAATTTTGGTAATAAATATGGTGCCTGGGGCGGTATAATAAATCCAAATAATTCAGGAGTTAATCTCTACTTTGACATTTTTACTATTACAAACTTTTCATCTCAAAGCTTTATCGGGGAAATTTGGCTGAACGCCAAGCCGCCAAAGAAATCCACAATCTCCTCCACTGTTACTCCATCAAATCAGGCTATTTCTCCACCTCCACGGCCAAAAGCCATAATGGAATATGCTGATTATGTGGCAGCACCGCTGACAAAAGGTGTGAATATTTTCGGTAGAATTGTAGCCCCGAATTCCACCCTAGTAAGTGACTCCCACAAAGGCTCAATTATTATAGCACCCGGAGGCTCATTTTCAATACTTCTGAAATCACAGGGACAGCAAGACATCACTGGAACAATCGTATTGACCTGGTGGGAGGAGAAGCTATGAACTTGGCATTCATAAAAAAAGAAAAGCAGCCCAAAGAGGTAATAGTACTGTCAGATGCTGTTTATCATTCATATCTGGGTGAATACTTTCTAGGTCAAACAGATATGATTACCTTCGGGGATTCTTATAATGGCTGGGGAGCACTAATCAACCCAGAAGACTCAAATGTAAATATGTTTTTGAATGCTTATACCATTTCTAACTTTGCAAGTACACCATTAACTGCAGAAGGCTGGTTAATCAGCGTACTTCCTGGAAAAGCAAAAGTATCCGGATATTTTGCTGCCGGGAACCAATCCATAGCTCCATCACCCATACCCAAGGTTAAAATTCAAAATGCAAGTATGGTATCAAAAACACCGACTGGCGGGACGTATACATTTGTGAGAAGGGTGGAGCCGAACGAAACACTTACAAAACATGACTTTCAAGGTATGTATATAATTCCTCCCGGGAGTTCCTTCGCTTTATTCTTTTTATCTCCAGGTAAAGAGCAGGTACAGACCCGAGTGGCCTTCGGCTGGTGGGAAGAAAAAATAACAGTATAAAGTTTATGAAAGGATTTAGCAACATGTATATTAGGTATCCATGTCCATATTACCTTAACGCACAAATGAATAACTAGCCCAATACATATAATATTCAAAAAGTGTACCCATATTACTATTTGCCCAGCACACCAACTAGTAACTTCCACTTTGATAAAAACGAAAGCATTATAAATTTTATCTCAATATTAGAAAACCAGGCCGGTGCCATGCAAATTTTTACGGGGCAGAACTGTTCAATGGAGTCGCCGGAGCCTTCAGTACAGTCCAATTTCCGGATACTGCCGTAGAATTCTTGATTTTATCCAGCCCTGCTAGTCATACAAAGTCCAACAGGGCTTCATTAAGTTTTAATTTATAAGAGCATAATATCACAAAACTATTATTTTCCAATATTTTTTACTGTAGTCAGATGAAATTTTTTTGAAAGAGGTATTACCATGTTAGAGATTAAAAAATTCGACAAACTAAGAAGAAACGACATACAGCCAGAATAGCTCATGATCGTTTAAAAGAAATATATCTAATATTTACTTAATCTTATATAATCCTTTGCATCATTTGTCAAACAAATATGTTGAATTTATCTATTCATCTATTGCCTTTGTTATCAATGCCGACGATATACGAAGTGCTTTAATCCTGCGTGTAAGGAGCGTGTGCTGAGAAGTGCCCGGTTTCAGTTTTGGCAGTACTTTCTCACACTTACTGATCGTCGAAGTTATAGCCCTGAGTGCTTCTTCCAATTCTTCCTTTGTATAACTGTCCATAACATCACCTCCTGATCATTTTAACATGAAGTATCCCGGCCTCAGTATAAAAAATAAAGTTGCCAGCACATGTCTATAGATAGCGAACTGCAACTAGTTATGCATATTGAGCTGAATCGCCAAATAAGGGCTATCCCAGCGAACTAATATATAACTTTACAGTTCGGTATCTATAACTGAAATAGTATATTCTCTTTGATTTAAAGATTACTATTTGATTTGCGGCCCCTGTTTATCAAATAATCAATCATTAATTGCCTCGATGCCGAGCTGTTTAAGCTTATCAAGTTGATCCCGCATTTTCTGTAGGTCCTCTGGAGAGTGTCCCTCCCAATCCAAAACCTCTCCTACCACTCGCAGTGGGTGTTGAGTTCGGTAGGATCTTGTTGGGTTCCCTGGAAACTTCTTGTCCGTCAAATTGGGGTCATCCTCAATAGGACCTGTGGGCTCTACAAGATAGATTCGACCGGGTCCGTCGCCCACTGCCAGTTCCGCTCCCCACTTGGCCGCATCCAATGTTGCGGTCAGGTAAACGTAGTTGGCCTTCTTTCTCGCACCATAGTTAGAGCTATAGCCAGGTACCAGCAAGTCTCCCGGCTTCAGGTCAGCTTTTGTGCCGTGGTAGAAAGGCCCGGGGTCCATTGATCCGGACGGTGTCTGTTCGTTCTTTATATTCACTTCTTATCCCTTCCCTTCGTGAGGAACAGACATTTGCCATTATCTGCTCCCCGAACATTGATAAATAGCTTTACACGATAGTATTTCATCAATCAATTCTTGTCTTTTTTATACTCTTCTATACTACACGGTCATACAAAATCCAATAAATTCGCAAAAAGGTAAGACACCCTTTTATAGGGGGTGACATCTTGAGTCAGAATTTAAACCTTTACGCAAAACCAATTTTTGCATTAAAACCTATTTTGTAAAGATGTAATATACCTTCTCAGACTTTTGGAAATACATTATAATGATAAATGTAGCAATGCAATACCAAAGTAAGTCCCCACTAATATTCATTCCTTGAGCATCATATATATACTTGATTATTTGTATCATATTTGTAATCACGCCATTAATAAATACCAATGAGACAGTTATACAACTAAATATAATTATACAAATCTTAAATATTTTTTTCTTAAGAAAGAACAAAATTAGCAAAAACGGCATGAGAGTTAATATAATTGCTCTATATACCACATTGTAAAGCTGATAGAATTTTATTTGCTTTTGAAAAACTAACGATAATTTTTTAATATTACCGTTTACGTCATTTATAACTGTTTGTGCCCATACCGTACCATTCTTTATAGTTATTTTTTTATTATCTTTTATTGTATACAGATACTCTTCAGCACCCAAACTTACCTTGCTCAAACTGTCTTTTAAGGTAATAGACTCATAAATCCCAAAAACTAAAAATAGGATTATAAATACAATCAGTATAACTCCGAAGTTGTTCATTTTATTACCATAATCTGAAGTCTTCATTCCAACCTCTGCGTTTCCAAGCACTTCACCACAAGCTGAGCAAACAACTGATCTTGGTTTATTTGATTCACCACATTTCCCACAATATTTATTTTCCACTATTGCCCCCCCATATTGCATTTTATTCACTCAATTCGTATTTCTTTGTTAGAATATTTTATATGTTTTGTAGTAAGTAATCAAGTTTTGATTTTATGGGTATTTTGCAAAAGATATTTTAATAGCTTAAAATACCTTAACATAATAAGGAAGGATTAACTTAATGATGTTGGTAATATCATTGATTTTTATTGAGCTATCGGATAAACAAATTAAGAATTAAATACAACGTACAGGGCTATTTTATTAATCCAATTTTGATAAGGTAATTCGCGAATTTTCTAAAGCATATATTCCATATGCTTACATAAATAAGTGAAAACATGAAAAAAGTTATTAAAGCGAACGGGAATGATAAAGTACCTGTTAAATCCCCAAACGCTGGAACACCTACTATATATGTTAATATAATTATTCCGATCGATAATATTATAGCAGAAGATAATATAGATACTACTATCCCTTTCCTATAAAGCAATGTTCCTATAACGGTACCAAGTATTCCTGTAGTGAAAAGAAGAATTATTGCTTCTTGCACGCTCACCATAATAAGAATTAATGCGGAAGAAAACAATACAGTAATACCGAGAGAAATATTAAAAACAGCAGCTAGTGCAATTGGCAGGGTACTTAATGGGCTTAAGGCCAGCCCAACTACCGGTAAAAGCACAGGTGCTGACTGAAGCAATACAGTTAGTGATGTTAATAAGCTTCCTATGCTGATAAACCTTGCTATTTCCATCTCTTTCAACTTAAATCCCTCCTCTCGTATCTAGTAGCTATACTTCCATATTATACGTTTTGTTTACCTAAATTGTGCAGATTATGTTTGATGTAAAAGTACCGTCCTGAGGTATGAACAGGGCAATCGCAATGTCAGCATCCTCTAGGATAAGCCCTCGTTCCTCGGCTTAAACTTGGTACTAATAGAGCAGTTCAATCATATTCTGATAAAGGAAAACAGTATAAAGGAGTGTAATGTTAGTTGAAAAAAATCAAAGTCGGTTTACGACCCATTGTTAGCAAGATAAATTTACCCACTGTCCTAAAAACAACTATACTTCCGGGCGACCCAATTGAAAGACTATTTATTGCAACCCAGGTAGGAGAGATCTTTTACTTAGGAAATGGGGTAATAAGGACTTTTTTAGATATTCGCTCGAGAATCATAAAACTAGGTGTTTCTGATGGCGGATATGATGAACGAGGATTGCTAGGTCTGGCGTTTCATCCCAAATTTTATTATAACGGTCTGTTTTATCTCCACTATTCATTAGCTGGCACACAAGGTCCAGGTGCTCTTCCTAGTTCAGAAGTTTCAAGACAAGGTCTTCCTGAATTTTTTAAACCTAATCCGTGCGACCCCAGAACCTTAAACCAAAAGTGGATAAATAGAGAAATTCAATATGATCATATTGATACCGTTGAAGAATGGATTTTACAACCGAATGGCCAACCTCAAAAACGGCGGACATTGCTTAATTTAAGAAGGCCATTTTTTAATCATAATGGGGTCAATAGCTTAAACTTCTCACCTGAAACAGGAAAACTTGTTTTAACAACCGGAGATGGCGGATCAGGCTATGATCCATTTAACTTAAGTCAGAATAATATGGAAATCGCCGGTAAGATAATTGAAATTGATGTTACTAAGAATACATTTATCTATAACCCACCCGTAGTCACACGTTTTAATGAACTTCCCGTACCTATTCAGGCAACACTTACGGTAATTGCAAAAGGGGTACGCAATATAACTGGTATCTCATTTCAGAGGTTTTATAATCAGTATATCAAATATGTGGGAAACGTAGGGCAGGACCTGGTAGAGTCGATTTTTTCATTCGATCATTATAAACCAATACCGGTTACTCAGCTTGTTCAAGCTTCTTTAATGAATTCCGAACCTGACCTAGAAGGATTTGTAAACTTTGGCTGGCGTGGGTGGGAAGGTGCTTTTCCTACTACTATTATAAGGGACTGCTCTGCAAATCCAGCCCTGGATGAGAAAACATTTGCTTATTACGATGAAGCAGTAAAAACATCAGTACGGCGTCTTCAGCCCTTAACCAGTTATTTTCATGAAGATCCTCGGCCCGATAAGTTTGAAGGATCTGCACTTACAGGAGTCCAGCCATATATGGGAAATAGTATCCCCGATTTAAAGGGAAGCGTTATTTTTACCGATTTTTCTCCAGAAGAATCTCAACCTCCGGTTAGAGGGACTTTAGTTTATACCAGAGCAAGAACAGATTGTAAACTAAATGATTTTAATGTTATCGAAACCAGTTATAATTTTGGGTCTCAGTCTGCTTTTTATGTTAGTCTGGGAACAAATCTTGATCAAACCAGACTATATTTAGGGGTTTATGGCTCCATGAATGTGACTGATTTAAACCAAGGTACTGTTTTTGAAATTGTTCCATAATCCACAACTATAAAAT contains:
- a CDS encoding glucose dehydrogenase — translated: MKKIKVGLRPIVSKINLPTVLKTTILPGDPIERLFIATQVGEIFYLGNGVIRTFLDIRSRIIKLGVSDGGYDERGLLGLAFHPKFYYNGLFYLHYSLAGTQGPGALPSSEVSRQGLPEFFKPNPCDPRTLNQKWINREIQYDHIDTVEEWILQPNGQPQKRRTLLNLRRPFFNHNGVNSLNFSPETGKLVLTTGDGGSGYDPFNLSQNNMEIAGKIIEIDVTKNTFIYNPPVVTRFNELPVPIQATLTVIAKGVRNITGISFQRFYNQYIKYVGNVGQDLVESIFSFDHYKPIPVTQLVQASLMNSEPDLEGFVNFGWRGWEGAFPTTIIRDCSANPALDEKTFAYYDEAVKTSVRRLQPLTSYFHEDPRPDKFEGSALTGVQPYMGNSIPDLKGSVIFTDFSPEESQPPVRGTLVYTRARTDCKLNDFNVIETSYNFGSQSAFYVSLGTNLDQTRLYLGVYGSMNVTDLNQGTVFEIVP
- a CDS encoding DUF6143 family protein → MFEKKLKQPVEVVDITNPAMNSILGRYFIGQTGTLNFGNKYGAWGGIINPNNSGVNLYFDIFTITNFSSQSFIGEIWLNAKPPKKSTISSTVTPSNQAISPPPRPKAIMEYADYVAAPLTKGVNIFGRIVAPNSTLVSDSHKGSIIIAPGGSFSILLKSQGQQDITGTIVLTWWEEKL
- a CDS encoding molecular chaperone HscC translates to MPTIGIDLGTTNSLVAYWTDEGPKLIPNILGSNLTPSVVSVDENGEIYVGQIAKERKITHPHLTASSFKRFMGTEKVFHLGKYSFTPEDLSSFVVRSLKADAEAFFGSEVPEAVISVPAYFNDAQRKATKRSAELAGLKVERLISEPTAAAISYGLHQKESDTSFLVFDLGGGTFDVSILEMFEGVMQVKSIAGDNFLGGEDFTDALAAHFVEHNSLSLDSLDHKARSYITKQAEQCKCNLSNGNQGKMAFTLNDKTYELIIDRGEYEKLVHPLLVRLRHPIERALRDAELMPEDLDSVILIGGATRMHVVRSVVSKMFGRLPNSSINPDEAVALGAAIQVALKERDQALNEVILTDVCPYTLGTNISQDMGNGKYESGYFLPIIERNTPIPVSKVETLSTLYDNQSEIRLEVYQGESRRVEENIKIGELNIKLTPEKTAKQLVDVRYTYDINGILEVEVLTHKTGLKNRIVIEKSPGSMTPEEIETRLNQLKDIKIHPRERTENKLLIARGERLYEESLGEMREYISRILMEFESIMSRQNEIEVRKAAVILKKKLDEIEMRF
- a CDS encoding zinc ribbon domain-containing protein, with the translated sequence MENKYCGKCGESNKPRSVVCSACGEVLGNAEVGMKTSDYGNKMNNFGVILIVFIILFLVFGIYESITLKDSLSKVSLGAEEYLYTIKDNKKITIKNGTVWAQTVINDVNGNIKKLSLVFQKQIKFYQLYNVVYRAIILTLMPFLLILFFLKKKIFKICIIIFSCITVSLVFINGVITNMIQIIKYIYDAQGMNISGDLLWYCIATFIIIMYFQKSEKVYYIFTK
- a CDS encoding DUF6143 family protein — translated: MNLAFIKKEKQPKEVIVLSDAVYHSYLGEYFLGQTDMITFGDSYNGWGALINPEDSNVNMFLNAYTISNFASTPLTAEGWLISVLPGKAKVSGYFAAGNQSIAPSPIPKVKIQNASMVSKTPTGGTYTFVRRVEPNETLTKHDFQGMYIIPPGSSFALFFLSPGKEQVQTRVAFGWWEEKITV
- the arr gene encoding NAD(+)--rifampin ADP-ribosyltransferase, whose product is MDPGPFYHGTKADLKPGDLLVPGYSSNYGARKKANYVYLTATLDAAKWGAELAVGDGPGRIYLVEPTGPIEDDPNLTDKKFPGNPTRSYRTQHPLRVVGEVLDWEGHSPEDLQKMRDQLDKLKQLGIEAIND